Genomic segment of Saprospira sp. CCB-QB6:
AGTCGATCAGGGCAATTAGAAAGCGAGATAGATTTATATCTTTGCGCTTTGGGCTGCTGCCCCTTTTTTTATTTTATCATTTTATAGGAGCCGTAACGACTATGAAACTATCACAGTTTAACTTTGACCTCCCACAGGAGCTAATTGCACAATATCCCGTAGAGAACCGCGATGAGTCTCGCCTAATGGTTGTGCACCGCGATAGCGGAAAAATTGAACACCGTCAGTTTAGAGATATCATTGAGTATTTTGATGATGGCGATGTGTTTATCATGAACAACACCAAGGTTTTTCCTGCTCGTTTGTATGGACAGAAGGAAAAGACAGGCGCCAAGATTGAGGTATTCTTGTTGAGAGAGCTCAATGAGGAGCAAAAACTTTGGGATGTACTTGTGGATCCCGCTCGTAAAATTCGGGTAGGTAACAAACTGTATTTCAATGATGAAGATGGTGTAGAGCTATTGGTTGCCGAGGTAGTCGACAACACTACATCTAGAGGGCGGACCATTCGCTTTTTGTATGATGGCCCTAATGAGGAGTTCCGTGCACAGCTTTATAAATTGGGACAGACGCCTTTGCCCAAGTATATCAAGCGCGATCTAGAGGACCTAGATACAGAGCGTTACCAAACTATTTATGCCAAGGAAGTGGGTGCTGTAGCGGCTCCTACTGCAGGTTTGCACATGAGCCACGAGGTCATGAAGCGTTTGGAATTGAAAGGGGTAGAATTTGCTGAATTGACCTTGCATGTCGGTTTGGGTACCTTCCGCAACATTGAGGTAGAGGACTTGTCTAAGCATAAGATGGATGCCGAGTACTTCAAGATTAGCGAAAAGGTTTGCGACACTGTTAATAATGCCATTGAAAAAGGCAATCGTCGTTGTGCTTTGGGAACAACTTCTATGCGTTCTATTGAGTCTTCTGTTTCTGCACAGAACTTGCTCAAGCCAGCAGAGGGTTGGACCAATCGCTTCATCTATCCTCCTTACGATTTTAGCATTGCTAACTGTATGATTACCAACTTCCACCTGCCTAAATCTAGTCTTGTGATTATGATTTGTGCCTTTGGTGGCTATGACCTGATGATGGAAGCTTACCGTCAGGCCGTAGAGCAAAAATATCGCTTCTATAGCTACGGAGATGCTATGTTGATTCTCTAAATCGACAAACTTATTCTCTTAAAGGCAGGATCTCGATTGGTCCTGCCTTTTTTTTCTAGCTTTTTCATTCTGCTTTCCACTATGCAAGCTTATCTCGATTTATTAACTCATATTTTGAATGAGGGGGTAGACAAAGGGGATAGAACGGGTACGGGTACCCGCTCCGTTTTTGGCTACCAAATGCGCTTTAACCTACAAGAAGGCTTTCCCTTACTCACTACCAAAAAGCTCCATCTCAAATCGATCATTCACGAGCTCCTCTGGTTCTTAAAAGGCGATACTAATGTGGCTTATTTGCAGGAACATGGGGTGCGCATCTGGAACGAATGGGCCGATGAGCATGGAGAATTGGGTCCCGTTTATGGCAAACAATGGCGAAGCTGGAGCGACAAGCAGGGGCAGAGCATTGACCAAATTCAGGAGGCCCTAAATCTCATTAAGCAGCAGCCCGATTCTCGTCGAATTATTGTTTCGGCCTGGAATGTGGCCGATTTGCCCGATATGGCGCTCTCTCCCTGCCACTGTCTATTTCAATTTTATGTGGCCAATGGCAAGCTCTCTTGCCAGCTCTATCAACGCAGCGCCGACGCCTTTTTGGGCGTTCCCTTCAATATTGCCTCCTATGCCCTGCTGACCCTCATGATGGCTCAGGTGACTGGCCTAGAAGCTGGTGATTTTGTTCATACTTTTGGCGATTTGCACCTTTACCAAAACCATTTGGAACAGGCCAAAACGCAGCTAGAAAGAACACCCCGCCCCTTGCCCAAGATGAAGATCAATCCAGAAAAAACCGATCTCTTTAGCTTTGTCTATGAGGACTTCCAACTGGAAAATTACGATCCTCACCCCCATATTAAGGCCAAGGTCTCGATTTAATCCTCCTCTAAACGGTTAAAAATGAGTATACAGCAAAATATCTTTGTCATCATTGTCTCTTATAATGGAGAAAAACATCTAAAACCTTGTTTAGACTCGCTGGCCCTGTCCAATATTCCACTAAAAGTGGTGGTTATAGACAACTGTTCTAACGATCAATCGGTCCAAATTCTACAAGAATATGCCCTAGCTAAGTTGATTTTATCCAAAGAAAATCTAGGCTTTGGCCAAGCCAATAATTTAGGTATTCAATACGCCTTAGAACAAAATGCAGACTATATATTTTTGCTCAATCAAGATACTTGGATTCGCCCAAACAGCATTGAAGAATTGGTCAAATGTAGCGCTGAACTTCCAGATATGCAGCTACTTAGCCCTCTGCAATATGCTGGAAACGAAAAGGATTTAGACTTTGGTTTTCAAAGATATTATGCTGCGGCCAATCCGAGTTCCTACCCCAACTGCAAGGAAAGTCAATTTGTCAATGCTGCGGCTTGGTGGCTAAAAGCAAGCACCTTTAAACAAATCGGCGGCTTCAATCCCCTATTTCCACATTATGGCGAAGACTTGAATTTTTGCCATCGTTTTTTGGCCCAAAACGGAAAAATTTTTATCACGACAAAGAGCCTCATTTTTCATAATCGGCCACAATCCACAGCCGAAAATAAACAACTAAAGCTCCAACAGATTAACTTGCTGGCCAATTTACTCAACCCCCAACATAGTTTGGCAAGCGCTTTTTTAAAAGCTAGTTATCAAACGGCCAGTCAGCTAAAATTTTTGCCCAAAAGCCCCAAAAATAGCCTAATTGGCCTATTTTCTATGGCTTGGTTTCTCCTTCAACAACTGATGCGCTACAATAGCCTAAAAGAGAATCGAGCAAAAAGTATGCAGCCCAAAGCCTTTCTTTAACATATACAATTCAAGATCATTTTGGGGCTGCCCCGCCCTACGGGCGGGTCGGGCTGTTTCAGGGCTCGCAGGTCTGCTCGGCCCTTCGCCAGCAAGCTGGCTCGGTCTGGCCTTCGGCCACCCTCTCCATCCCTCAGCCAGCGGCACTATCGGGCCTGTCCACCGCAAAATATCCGCTCAAAACTATGGACCATTATTATTATATAATATATAAACCTTATCGCATGCTCTCGCAATTTACGCAGGAGCAACCCAATCATATTACTTTGGCCCATTTAGACCTAGCTTTCCCCAAGGATGTTTATCCCGTTGGCCGCCTAGATGCCGATAGCGAGGGCCTCTTACTATTAAGCAATGACAATGGCTTAAAAACTCGTTTGCTCAATCCTAAAAATAGCCATTGGCGCTACTATTGGGTCCAAGTAGAAGGTCAGCCTCAGGAGGAGGATCTAGAAAAGTTGCGGGCAGGCGGTTTATCCATAAAGCTGCCCTCTAAAAAGCGCTATGCTTGCCTGCCCGCCAAGGCCGAGCTTTTAGCTCAGCCACCTATTCTTCCAGAGCGGGATCCCCCTGTTCGCTTTCGGGCCAATATTCCAACCAGTTGGTTGCGCCTAGGGTTAAAAGAGGGGAAAAACCGCCAAGTGCGGAAAATGACGGCAGCCATTGGCTTTCCGACTCTCCGTTTGGTGCGGCAGCAAATTGGCCAGTGGAGCATGCCCGAAAATATGCAGCCTAGCGATTGCCTCCAATTGGATAAAGAAGAGGTGCTACAGCTATTGAAATAGCTTTATATGCAAACCAAAAAGCAGATCCAAATTTTTGAGCAGGACCGCCTTTATCTTGGTCCTGACTTAGATGAAGCTCAACTACAAAGCCTTTTGCAGTTGGGTTCTCCTTATGTTTTCCCCATTCATCAGGGCTTGCGTTGGGGCAATTTTGTAGGTTTGGTAGAAACCGAAAGCCTTTGTGTAGAAATTTTGCCCAAATTGGAAAAGGCCGTTCCCAAAAATCAACAGCAACACCGCCAAATTTTACATGAGCTTTTGGCCTACAGCCAAGCCGAGAATTTGGCCCATTGGCAAAACTGGGCTCGACAGGACAGCGAAAAAGGTCCTTGGTTAAGCCATTATCGCCAGAAGTTTTTAGCAGAATTACAACGCTTTTGGCAGGGCCCCCAAGAGTATAAACAGTTAGATCAAGCAGGGCGCAACAAAAGCTGGCAGGGCCAAATCGATTTTTCCAAATTGCAGCCCCCTGTTCAGCTTTGGCCCTATTTGAGGCGATCTGTCAAGCAAGCTCCCCCTTTTTTGTTCCTATTGGTTTGGACCTTAGAAGAGATGTGGGCGCAGGGCTTAGCGCCCAAAGAAAAACAGCTGATACAAAGCCTTTTGGAACAATTGCCAATGGCTCCTACTCGGCCCCTGCAAATCAATTGGGTGGCCTATGCGCCTAGGAATCCCAAAGGCCAACTACTTTTTGAATTGGCCCGCTTGTTCTTAGCGGGTTTGCGGCCCTCTACCCAAAAGGGAAAAAATTGGCTATGGAGTTTTTTATTGCCCATGCCGCAATTATTTGAGCAATATTTAGCGGTTAGTTTAGGCGCTATTAGTCCCCAAAGCTGGACCTTATCGCTACAGGCCCAAAAGCCCTTTTGGGAAAGCCGTCAGTTGCGGGCCGATTGCTGTTGGGAAGATGCTTATGGGAAACGCATTCTGATTGAGGTCAAATGGAAATTGTTAGAGCAGAACTTGCCCAGCGAACAAGACTTACGGCAGATATACACCTATCAGCAAGAGTGGTCCGCTGAAGAGGGCTGGTTAGTTTATCCAGCGCCCTTGGGGCGGGCTAAAATGAAAAGCGCGCCCTTTGCCAGTGGCAAAGGGCGCGCGAGACTATTGGAAGTTCCTTTGGTCCAAAATGGGCAATTGAACAAGCAATTGGGGCAGAGTTTACTGCTTTTGGCCCTACAGAATGGTCTGCGGCTTTAATCCATAAGGCTGAGTAAAAAAGCCTCGGCTTTTTCTTCACTATTAAAGGCCTTCATGGGAAACTTTGGGCGATTGAGGCCCAGCATAAAATTGGCGGCTAATTTAGAGAAACCCGAACCCACAATAATAGCTGCGGCTTTTGTTCTGGGAGAGGGATCATGAGAGAAGAAATCTCGGGCTTCTTTGGTAAAGCGCTTAATCTTTCGGACGTCGAAAATAGTATAGATAGGAGCGCCACGCAGGTCGGCCATATCTCTCATGGTCCATTTAATTTCTTGAGCGCTGGCTAAATCTAGTTCTATGGGATTTAGGTACATGGTCACAATACCAGAGGAGGCCCAATACAGGCGGCAGCTATTTAAAATAACTTCAGGGGAATTTAGTTCTTGCATCATAATTAAGGGGTTTAACTATTATTCCTGATGAAGTTAAAGCTTTAATCGCAAACTGTTTAACTATATATTATTTTTTAATTCGTTTGAAGTAAAATTCTTTACAGGGATCTAGAAGGAGCGAAGCGACTGGCCTAGCGATGCGGCGGGGTGGCCGAAGGCCAGACCGAGCCAGCTTGCTGGCGAAGGGCCGAGCAGACCTGCGAGCCCCAAAGCGTAGCGCCGCAGCTTTGCTGCGGAGGCCCAAAAAACAGCAAAAAATTGTACCTTTGGCCCATCAAACTATTGATTATTTATAATAACGTTTATGAACTTTAAGCAAATAGGACTACTCCTGGCGTCTATAAGCCTTTTATTGGTTTTGGATAGTTGTCACTTATTGAAAGGAGGGGGCGGAACGGATGAATTAGAAACAGTTCGGACCAATAAGGATACCGTTAAAACCACTGTAGAGAATGGCTATAAGCCAGAAATTACGAACCGAGACAGCTTGCGCAAGCTCAAGCCCGACACCATTGTTTGGCAGGACACTTTGCAAGAATCTCAGTTTAAGCAAATCATTGTAGAGTATCGCAAAATTGGGCTGCAGCCTATACAGAAAGACACCTTGGGCTGGATTGATTATACGGGAAAAATCTATGAGGGCAGTCCCAATCAGATGCGAAAAGCCCAGTTTAAGGAGCAATATACCTTGACGATTATGTTGCCTTTTTTGGCCAACAACTACTATAAAACGGAGATTCCGCTGCGTTCTTTGCGGGCCGTAGAATATTATGAGGGAGTAGAATTGGCTTTGGATAGTTTGCAGAAGCGCAAGTTGGCGTTAAAGGTACAAGTATTTGATACCGAGGCCAAAGAGAGCAAAGTAGATAGCTTACTCAAGAGTAAGGCCTTGGCGAAATCGGATGTAATTTTGGGACCAGTGAGTTCTAAACTGCTTCAGAAGACGGCAAATTTTGGTCGGGACAGCGGCATTATGGTTGTTTCTCCCTTTAACAACAACCCTAGCGTGACAGAAAATAACATTTTCTATTTGCAGCTCAATCCGGGTTATCCTGTACATTATCAGCATATGGGGAAATTTTTGGCCGAGGGCATTCAAACCCCAGCCGAGTTAAAATATCGCCTCAAAACGCAGAAAGTCTTAATTGTGGGGCAAGAAAAAGACAGCACAGCTGTGGAGGAAATCACGGCAGCCTACCAAAAAGGGAAAAATGACCTGACGGCCAAATTGCCCTTCTATCTTTCGCCCAATAATGGTTTGAGCATTGAGAGCATCAAAAAGCATTTGAGCAAAGATGCCCTAAATATTGTGGTTATTCCCAGTTATCGATCAGAAGCCTTTGTATTTGCGGCTTTGAGAGAGCTGCATAGTTTGGTGGATCGGGTGGAGAAGCACAAAGGTTATGAGTTTTTAGTGATTGGTATGCCACAGTGGAAATATTACGAGCGCATCAACTACGATTATTACGAAAATCTTCGTCTACATTTTAGCGATGCCTTTTTTGTGCAAGAAAACAGCCGAGAGGCCAAGGCCTTTATCAAAAAATACAAAGAGCGCTACGGCATTGCGCCCAGAGAATTTGCTTATATGGGCTATGATGCCACCTTATATTTGGCCGAAATGCTAGAAAAGTATGGTACGGGCTTTCCCGAACAGTTTCACAAAGCGCCCTATATTGGTTTGCAGGGCCGTTTTTACATTGAGGAAATGATTGAAGAGCGTCCCTTGCTCGAAAATGAAGAAATTATCGAAAAGCCTTTAATCAATCGCTTTGAAAACCAATTTGTGCACTTCTTGCAGTTTAAGGATTATGAGCTAAAGCCCCTCTCGATCTTTATTTCTAAACTACAGGAAGAAGTTGAAAAGCAGCAAAAGGCCGAAGACTAAACCTATTCGGTTTTGAGCTGTTACAACACCCATTAAAACAACAATTATGTTTACTGGAATTATAGAAGATGCGGGCCAAATTATTGGCCTAGAAAAAGAAGGCAGCAACCTTCATCTAAAGCTAGCCTCTAGCCTAGCCCCTGAGCTAAAAATTGATCAGAGCTTGGCCCATAATGGCGTTTGTTTGACCGTAGTGGCCTGCAATCAGGAGAACTATACCGTTACGGCCATTGAAGAGACCTTAATTCGGACCAATTTGGGCCAACTCCAAGTTGGCGATATTGTCAATCTAGAACGCGCTATGCCTTATAATGGCCGCCTAGATGGCCATATTGTCCAAGGGCATGTAGACAAAACGGGCCAATGTCTCTCTATTGAAGAAGTAGACGGTAGCTGGTATTTCCGCTTTAGCTATGAAATTGCTCCCGAGCATCTTTTGGTCGATAAAGGCTCTATTTGCATCAATGGCGTAAGCTTGACCGTTGTCAACCCCAGCCAAAATGAATTTTCGGTCGCTATCATTCCCTACACCTACGAACACACCAGCTTCAAGCAACTAAAAGTAGGCGATACGGTCAATCTAGAGTTTGATATTTTAGGAAAATACGTGGCCCGATATGCCGCCGTTTACCAAAATGCCTAGGGCCTGATCTATCTAGCTCAAAAAAGGAGGAAAGCCAGTGCTTTCCTCCTTTTTTTTGTCCCTATATAGGGTTTTATAGATAAATCAAAGGCCCAACTTCTTTGTAATCCTTTTAAAAAAGCTCATTTTTGGGATTCATCAACTAGGAATACAAATTATGTCTGTACATCAGCCAATCAAGAAAGTAACCACCCATGTTTTGCACAGTATGAAACAGCGTGGCGAGAAGATTTCCATGCTTACCGCCTATGATTTTTCTATGGCTCGCATCCTCGATGAAGCTGGAATTGATGTTCTACTGGTCGGAGATAGCGCCGCTAACGTAATGGCGGGCTATGAAACCACCCTCCCCATTACACTCGACCAGATTATCTATCATGCACAATCTGTTGTGCGTGGCGTAGACCGCGCTTTTGTGGTCGTTGACCTTCCTTTTGGTTGCTATCAAGGCGATTCTAAGGCGGCCCTCAACTCAACAATCCGTATTATGAAAGAAACTGGCGGACATGCTGTAAAACTAGAAGGCGGTAGCGAAATTGCCGATTCTATCAGCCGCATTTTGTCTGCTGGCGTTCC
This window contains:
- a CDS encoding amino acid ABC transporter substrate-binding protein codes for the protein MNFKQIGLLLASISLLLVLDSCHLLKGGGGTDELETVRTNKDTVKTTVENGYKPEITNRDSLRKLKPDTIVWQDTLQESQFKQIIVEYRKIGLQPIQKDTLGWIDYTGKIYEGSPNQMRKAQFKEQYTLTIMLPFLANNYYKTEIPLRSLRAVEYYEGVELALDSLQKRKLALKVQVFDTEAKESKVDSLLKSKALAKSDVILGPVSSKLLQKTANFGRDSGIMVVSPFNNNPSVTENNIFYLQLNPGYPVHYQHMGKFLAEGIQTPAELKYRLKTQKVLIVGQEKDSTAVEEITAAYQKGKNDLTAKLPFYLSPNNGLSIESIKKHLSKDALNIVVIPSYRSEAFVFAALRELHSLVDRVEKHKGYEFLVIGMPQWKYYERINYDYYENLRLHFSDAFFVQENSREAKAFIKKYKERYGIAPREFAYMGYDATLYLAEMLEKYGTGFPEQFHKAPYIGLQGRFYIEEMIEERPLLENEEIIEKPLINRFENQFVHFLQFKDYELKPLSIFISKLQEEVEKQQKAED
- the queA gene encoding tRNA preQ1(34) S-adenosylmethionine ribosyltransferase-isomerase QueA; translated protein: MKLSQFNFDLPQELIAQYPVENRDESRLMVVHRDSGKIEHRQFRDIIEYFDDGDVFIMNNTKVFPARLYGQKEKTGAKIEVFLLRELNEEQKLWDVLVDPARKIRVGNKLYFNDEDGVELLVAEVVDNTTSRGRTIRFLYDGPNEEFRAQLYKLGQTPLPKYIKRDLEDLDTERYQTIYAKEVGAVAAPTAGLHMSHEVMKRLELKGVEFAELTLHVGLGTFRNIEVEDLSKHKMDAEYFKISEKVCDTVNNAIEKGNRRCALGTTSMRSIESSVSAQNLLKPAEGWTNRFIYPPYDFSIANCMITNFHLPKSSLVIMICAFGGYDLMMEAYRQAVEQKYRFYSYGDAMLIL
- a CDS encoding thymidylate synthase, translating into MQAYLDLLTHILNEGVDKGDRTGTGTRSVFGYQMRFNLQEGFPLLTTKKLHLKSIIHELLWFLKGDTNVAYLQEHGVRIWNEWADEHGELGPVYGKQWRSWSDKQGQSIDQIQEALNLIKQQPDSRRIIVSAWNVADLPDMALSPCHCLFQFYVANGKLSCQLYQRSADAFLGVPFNIASYALLTLMMAQVTGLEAGDFVHTFGDLHLYQNHLEQAKTQLERTPRPLPKMKINPEKTDLFSFVYEDFQLENYDPHPHIKAKVSI
- the panB gene encoding 3-methyl-2-oxobutanoate hydroxymethyltransferase, with translation MSVHQPIKKVTTHVLHSMKQRGEKISMLTAYDFSMARILDEAGIDVLLVGDSAANVMAGYETTLPITLDQIIYHAQSVVRGVDRAFVVVDLPFGCYQGDSKAALNSTIRIMKETGGHAVKLEGGSEIADSISRILSAGVPVMGHLGLTPQSIYKFGTYSVRAKKEAEAKKLLEDAKLLEELGCFAIVLEKIPAKLAKEVAESVSIPIIGIGAGPHVDGQVLVVHDMLGMTKDFHPRFLRRYLNMYEMMKEATQRYIKDVKTQDFPNEKEQY
- a CDS encoding riboflavin synthase; the encoded protein is MFTGIIEDAGQIIGLEKEGSNLHLKLASSLAPELKIDQSLAHNGVCLTVVACNQENYTVTAIEETLIRTNLGQLQVGDIVNLERAMPYNGRLDGHIVQGHVDKTGQCLSIEEVDGSWYFRFSYEIAPEHLLVDKGSICINGVSLTVVNPSQNEFSVAIIPYTYEHTSFKQLKVGDTVNLEFDILGKYVARYAAVYQNA
- a CDS encoding glycosyltransferase family 2 protein, with protein sequence MSIQQNIFVIIVSYNGEKHLKPCLDSLALSNIPLKVVVIDNCSNDQSVQILQEYALAKLILSKENLGFGQANNLGIQYALEQNADYIFLLNQDTWIRPNSIEELVKCSAELPDMQLLSPLQYAGNEKDLDFGFQRYYAAANPSSYPNCKESQFVNAAAWWLKASTFKQIGGFNPLFPHYGEDLNFCHRFLAQNGKIFITTKSLIFHNRPQSTAENKQLKLQQINLLANLLNPQHSLASAFLKASYQTASQLKFLPKSPKNSLIGLFSMAWFLLQQLMRYNSLKENRAKSMQPKAFL
- a CDS encoding pseudouridine synthase, encoding MDHYYYIIYKPYRMLSQFTQEQPNHITLAHLDLAFPKDVYPVGRLDADSEGLLLLSNDNGLKTRLLNPKNSHWRYYWVQVEGQPQEEDLEKLRAGGLSIKLPSKKRYACLPAKAELLAQPPILPERDPPVRFRANIPTSWLRLGLKEGKNRQVRKMTAAIGFPTLRLVRQQIGQWSMPENMQPSDCLQLDKEEVLQLLK
- a CDS encoding DUF7793 family protein, with the translated sequence MMQELNSPEVILNSCRLYWASSGIVTMYLNPIELDLASAQEIKWTMRDMADLRGAPIYTIFDVRKIKRFTKEARDFFSHDPSPRTKAAAIIVGSGFSKLAANFMLGLNRPKFPMKAFNSEEKAEAFLLSLMD
- a CDS encoding 5-methylcytosine restriction system specificity protein McrC, yielding MQTKKQIQIFEQDRLYLGPDLDEAQLQSLLQLGSPYVFPIHQGLRWGNFVGLVETESLCVEILPKLEKAVPKNQQQHRQILHELLAYSQAENLAHWQNWARQDSEKGPWLSHYRQKFLAELQRFWQGPQEYKQLDQAGRNKSWQGQIDFSKLQPPVQLWPYLRRSVKQAPPFLFLLVWTLEEMWAQGLAPKEKQLIQSLLEQLPMAPTRPLQINWVAYAPRNPKGQLLFELARLFLAGLRPSTQKGKNWLWSFLLPMPQLFEQYLAVSLGAISPQSWTLSLQAQKPFWESRQLRADCCWEDAYGKRILIEVKWKLLEQNLPSEQDLRQIYTYQQEWSAEEGWLVYPAPLGRAKMKSAPFASGKGRARLLEVPLVQNGQLNKQLGQSLLLLALQNGLRL